A region of Drosophila suzukii chromosome 2L, CBGP_Dsuzu_IsoJpt1.0, whole genome shotgun sequence DNA encodes the following proteins:
- the NTPase gene encoding ectonucleoside triphosphate diphosphohydrolase 5 isoform X4, giving the protein MGQNRNNLQLATDEKPPRRKSSGSPNASSGANRGPSGLKISFLCLVISVILLLFVFGFVSENASPYLARLASQFGYSKVQYAAIIDAGSTGSRVLAYKFNRSFIDNKLVLYEELFKERKPGLSSFADNPAEGAHSIKLLLDEARAFIPKEHWSSTPLVLKATAGLRLLPASKAENILNAVRDLFAKSEFSVDMDAVEIMDGTDEGIFSWFTVNFLLGRLSKTNQAAALDLGGGSTQVTFSPTDPEQVPVYDKYMHEVVTSSKKINVFTHSYLGLGLMAARHAVFTHGYKKEDSVLESVCVNPIIANRTWTYGNVQYKVSGKENPKSSAEQPIVDFDACLDLVKSKVMPLVKPKPFTLKQHAVAAFSYYFERAIESGLVDPLAGGETTVEAYRKKAQEICAIPNDEQPFMCFDLTFISTLLREGFGLNDGKKIKLYKKIDGHEISWALGCAYNVLTSDEKFSNS; this is encoded by the exons ATGGGACAAAACCGGAACAACTTGCAA CTGGCCACGGATGAGAAACCGCCGCGGCGGAAAAGCAGTGGTTCCCCAAATGCCAGCAGTGGTGCGAATCGCGGTCCCAGCGGTCTCAAGATCTCCTTCCTGTGCCTGGTCATCTCCGTCATCCTGCTGCTCTTTGTTTTCG GCTTTGTCTCCGAGAATGCCAGTCCCTATTTGGCCCGTTTGGCCTCCCAGTTTGGCTACAGCAAGGTGCAGTATGCGGCCATCATTGATGCGGGATCCACGGGAAGTCGAGTTTTGGCCTACAAATTCAACCGCAGCTTCATCGACAACAAATTGGTGCTGTACGAGGAGCTTTTCAAGGAGCGCAAGCCTGGTTTGAGCTCCTTTGCGGACAATCCCGCCGAGGGTGCCCACTCCATCAAACTGCTGCTGGATGAGGCCCGTGCCTTCATACCCAAGGAGCACTGGTCCTCTACGCCTTTGGTGCTGAAGGCCACAGCTGGGCTGAGGCTACTGCCTGCCAGCAAGGCGGAAAATATCCTAAATGCCGTCCGAGATCTCTTTGCCAAGTCCGAGTTCAGTGTGGATATGGATGCCGTGGAAATCATGGATGGCACGGACGAGGGCATCTTCAGTTGGTTCACCGTCAACTTCCTGTTGGGCCGTCTGTCCAAGACGAATCAAGCCGCAGCCCTGGATTTGGGTGGCGGCAGCACGCAGGTCACCTTCTCGCCAACCGATCCCGAACAGGTGCCCGTCTACGATAAGTACATGCACGAGGTGGTCACCTCCAGCAAGAAGATCAATGTGTTCACGCATAGCTATCTGGGTCTGGGATTGATGGCCGCCCGGCATGCCGTCTTTACGCATGGCTACAAGAAGGAGGATTCTGTGCTGGAGAGCGTCTGTGTGAATCCCATTATCGCCAATCGTACGTGGACATATGGGAATGTGCAGTACAAGGTCAGCGGTAAGGAGAACCCCAAGTCCAGTGCCGAGCAGCCCATTGTGGACTTTGATGCCTGCCTGGATTTGGTCAAGAGCAAGGTTATGCCGCTGGTCAAGCCCAAGCCATTTACTCTGAAGCAACATGCAGTGGCTGCTTTTAGCTACTACTTTGAACGTGCCATCGAATCGGGTCTGGTGGATCCGCTGGCTGGCGGCGAGACCACCGTGGAAGCCTATCGCAAGAAGGCCCAGGAGATCTGCGCCATCCCCAACGATGAGCAACCTTTTATGTGCTTTGACCTCACCTTCATCTCCACGCTGCTGCGCGAAGGATTCGGCCTCAACGATGGCAAGAAAATTAAG CTTTACAAGAAGATAGATGGCCACGAAATCTCATGGGCCCTAGGCTGTGCATATAATGTTCTGACTAGCGATGAAAAATTCAGTAATTCCTAA
- the NTPase gene encoding ectonucleoside triphosphate diphosphohydrolase 5 isoform X3 codes for MTNTDVRKRKLATDEKPPRRKSSGSPNASSGANRGPSGLKISFLCLVISVILLLFVFGFVSENASPYLARLASQFGYSKVQYAAIIDAGSTGSRVLAYKFNRSFIDNKLVLYEELFKERKPGLSSFADNPAEGAHSIKLLLDEARAFIPKEHWSSTPLVLKATAGLRLLPASKAENILNAVRDLFAKSEFSVDMDAVEIMDGTDEGIFSWFTVNFLLGRLSKTNQAAALDLGGGSTQVTFSPTDPEQVPVYDKYMHEVVTSSKKINVFTHSYLGLGLMAARHAVFTHGYKKEDSVLESVCVNPIIANRTWTYGNVQYKVSGKENPKSSAEQPIVDFDACLDLVKSKVMPLVKPKPFTLKQHAVAAFSYYFERAIESGLVDPLAGGETTVEAYRKKAQEICAIPNDEQPFMCFDLTFISTLLREGFGLNDGKKIKLYKKIDGHEISWALGCAYNVLTSDEKFSNS; via the exons atgaCGAACACCGATGTGCGAAAGAGAAAA CTGGCCACGGATGAGAAACCGCCGCGGCGGAAAAGCAGTGGTTCCCCAAATGCCAGCAGTGGTGCGAATCGCGGTCCCAGCGGTCTCAAGATCTCCTTCCTGTGCCTGGTCATCTCCGTCATCCTGCTGCTCTTTGTTTTCG GCTTTGTCTCCGAGAATGCCAGTCCCTATTTGGCCCGTTTGGCCTCCCAGTTTGGCTACAGCAAGGTGCAGTATGCGGCCATCATTGATGCGGGATCCACGGGAAGTCGAGTTTTGGCCTACAAATTCAACCGCAGCTTCATCGACAACAAATTGGTGCTGTACGAGGAGCTTTTCAAGGAGCGCAAGCCTGGTTTGAGCTCCTTTGCGGACAATCCCGCCGAGGGTGCCCACTCCATCAAACTGCTGCTGGATGAGGCCCGTGCCTTCATACCCAAGGAGCACTGGTCCTCTACGCCTTTGGTGCTGAAGGCCACAGCTGGGCTGAGGCTACTGCCTGCCAGCAAGGCGGAAAATATCCTAAATGCCGTCCGAGATCTCTTTGCCAAGTCCGAGTTCAGTGTGGATATGGATGCCGTGGAAATCATGGATGGCACGGACGAGGGCATCTTCAGTTGGTTCACCGTCAACTTCCTGTTGGGCCGTCTGTCCAAGACGAATCAAGCCGCAGCCCTGGATTTGGGTGGCGGCAGCACGCAGGTCACCTTCTCGCCAACCGATCCCGAACAGGTGCCCGTCTACGATAAGTACATGCACGAGGTGGTCACCTCCAGCAAGAAGATCAATGTGTTCACGCATAGCTATCTGGGTCTGGGATTGATGGCCGCCCGGCATGCCGTCTTTACGCATGGCTACAAGAAGGAGGATTCTGTGCTGGAGAGCGTCTGTGTGAATCCCATTATCGCCAATCGTACGTGGACATATGGGAATGTGCAGTACAAGGTCAGCGGTAAGGAGAACCCCAAGTCCAGTGCCGAGCAGCCCATTGTGGACTTTGATGCCTGCCTGGATTTGGTCAAGAGCAAGGTTATGCCGCTGGTCAAGCCCAAGCCATTTACTCTGAAGCAACATGCAGTGGCTGCTTTTAGCTACTACTTTGAACGTGCCATCGAATCGGGTCTGGTGGATCCGCTGGCTGGCGGCGAGACCACCGTGGAAGCCTATCGCAAGAAGGCCCAGGAGATCTGCGCCATCCCCAACGATGAGCAACCTTTTATGTGCTTTGACCTCACCTTCATCTCCACGCTGCTGCGCGAAGGATTCGGCCTCAACGATGGCAAGAAAATTAAG CTTTACAAGAAGATAGATGGCCACGAAATCTCATGGGCCCTAGGCTGTGCATATAATGTTCTGACTAGCGATGAAAAATTCAGTAATTCCTAA
- the Prx6a gene encoding peroxiredoxin-6: MSGKALNIGDQFPNFSAETSVGKIDFYDWMGDSWAILFSHPADYTPVCTTELSRVAALIPEFLKRGVKPIALSCDTVESHKGWIEDIKSFGKLASFDYPIIADDKRELALKFNMLDKDEINAEGIPLTCRAVFVVDDKKKLRLSILYPATTGRNFDEILRVIDSLHLTQTKSVATPADWQKGGKCMVLPTVKAEDVPKLFPQGIETIEVPSGKSYLRITPQP; the protein is encoded by the exons ATGTCCGGAAAGGCCTTAAACATTGGCGATCAATTTCCCAACTTCTCGGCTGAAACGAGCGTGGGAAAGATAGACTTTTACGACTGGATGGGCGATAGCTGGGCTATTCTGTTCTCCCATCCGGCTGATTATACGCCAGTTTGCACTACGGAATTATCCCGTGTTGCGGCTCTTATTCCGGAATTCCTGAAGCGTGGAGTAAAGCCAATAGCCTTGTCCTGCGACACCGTGGAATCGCACAAAGGTTGGATCGAGGACATCAAGAGTTTTGGCA AACTTGCAAGCTTCGATTATCCCATCATTGCGGATGACAAGCGGGAACTGGCCCTCAAGTTCAATATGCTGGACAAGGACGAGATCAATGCCGAGGGTATTCCCCTCACCTGTCGCGCAGTTTTTGTAGTGGATGACAAGAAGAAGCTTCGGCTGTCCATCCTATATCCTGCCACCACAGGTCGCAATTTCGA TGAAATCCTTCGGGTGATCGACTCACTCCATTTGACCCAAACAAAGAGCGTGGCCACGCCTGCAGATTGGCAAAAGGGCGGCAAGTGCATGGTTTTGCCCACCGTGAAAGCCGAAGATGTTCCCAAGCTCTTTCCCCAGGGCATCGAAACAATTGAAGTTCCCTCCGGAAAGAGTTATCTACGGATTACCCCACAGCCCTAA
- the RabGGTb gene encoding geranylgeranyl transferase type-2 subunit beta, translating into MDFTTFVKPSNGDGGGDGDGQNGQKLQFWKHVEYIENHGKQEDDYEYCMTEFLRMSGIYWGTTALDIMGQLDRLDRKYIVEFVKRCQCPTTGGFAPCEGHDAHLLYTLSAIQILCTYQALEEIDCEAVVRFVVGLQQPDGSFFGDKWGEVDTRFSFCAVATLTLLGRMDQTIDVEKAVKFVLSCGNQTDGGFGSKPGAESHAGLIYCCVGFFSLTQRLHLLDVDKLGWWLCERQLPSGGLNGRPEKLPDVCYSWWVLASLTIMGRLHWISSEKLQQFILSCQDAETGGFSDRTGNMPDIFHTLFGIGGLSLLGHSGLKAINPTLCMPQYIIDRLGIKPQRLARP; encoded by the exons ATGGACTTCACAACCTTCGTAAAGCCTTCAAATGGCGACGGCGGCGGTGATGGGGATGGCCAAAATGGCCAGAAACTTCAGTTCTGGAAGCATGTGGAGTACATCGAGAACCATGGAAAGCAGGAGGATGACTACGAGTACTGCATGACGGAGTTCCTGCGCATGTCGGGCATCTATTGGGGTACCACGGCCCTGGACATAATGGGCCAGCTGGACCGGTTGGATCGCAAGTACATCGTTGAGTTTGTGAAGCGGTGTCAGTGCCCCACAACTGGAGGATTTGCCCCCTGCGAGGGACATGATGCCCATTTGCTGTACACCCTGTCGGCCATCCAGATCCTGTGCACCTACCAGGCGCTTGAGGAGATCGACTGCGAGGCGGTGGTGCGTTTCGTGGTGGGACTGCAGCAGCCCGATGGCAGCTTCTTTGGCGACAAGTGGGGCGAAGTGGACACCAGGTTCAGCTTCTGTGCGGTGGCCACCCTCACGCTCCTTGGCCGCATGGACCAGACCATCGACGTGGAGAAGGCGGTCAAGTTCGTGCTGTCCTGCGGCAACCAGACGGACGGGGGATTCGGTTCCAAGCCGGGCGCCGAGTCGCATGCGG GCCTTATTTACTGCTGCGTGGGCTTCTTCTCGCTGACCCAACGCCTTCACCTGCTCGACGTGGACAAACTGGGCTGGTGGTTGTGCGAGCGCCAGTTGCCATCTGGTGGGCTGAACGGACGCCCCGAGAAGCTACCGGATGTGTGCTACTCGTGGTGGGTGCTCGCCTCGCTTACCATCATGGGTCGTCTGCACTGGATCAGCTCCGAGAAGCTGCAGCAGTTCATTCTGTCCTGCCAGGATGCTGAGACGGGCGGTTTCTCCGATCGCACAGGCAACATGCCCGACATATTCCACACGCTCTTCGGCATCGGCGGACTCTCGCTGCTGGGACATTCCGGCCTGAAGGCCATCAATCCAACGCTCTGCATGCCCCAGTACATCATCGATCGGCTGGGTATCAAACCACAACGATTAGCAAGGCCATGA
- the Sbat gene encoding N-alpha-acetyltransferase 38, NatC auxiliary subunit has protein sequence MADLSISGQQVLPPPPPPPAMPEPFRITTNAPHQMNDTSLTPGRRKLQKWLGRVLRIVITDGRVLVGFFNCTDRDANIVLSMCAEYLVEGQEPRLLGNVMVPGKHIVSLNIDEPDPQSSLLVQ, from the coding sequence ATGGCGGACCTGAGCATCAGTGGACAGCAGGTGCTACCGCCTCCACCACCGCCACCTGCGATGCCGGAACCCTTCAGGATCACCACCAACGCCCCACACCAGATGAACGACACCAGTTTGACGCCCGGAAGAAGGAAGCTCCAGAAGTGGTTGGGTCGCGTCCTCCGGATCGTAATCACCGATGGACGTGTCCTGGTGGGATTCTTCAATTGCACGGATCGGGATGCCAACATTGTGCTGTCCATGTGCGCCGAGTACTTGGTGGAGGGCCAGGAGCCCAGGTTATTGGGGAATGTCATGGTTCCCGGAAAACATATCGTGTCCCTCAACATTGACGAACCGGATCCGCAGTCCAGTCTCCTCGTGCAATAG
- the NTPase gene encoding ectonucleoside triphosphate diphosphohydrolase 5 isoform X1 gives MTNTDVRKRKLATDEKPPRRKSSGSPNASSGANRGPSGLKISFLCLVISVILLLFVFGVYHLYYVNEPIPKVVLTKPSDFPTVTVRYANVEPHFPTPVRPVVTKKPITKTPNADDDAAGFVSENASPYLARLASQFGYSKVQYAAIIDAGSTGSRVLAYKFNRSFIDNKLVLYEELFKERKPGLSSFADNPAEGAHSIKLLLDEARAFIPKEHWSSTPLVLKATAGLRLLPASKAENILNAVRDLFAKSEFSVDMDAVEIMDGTDEGIFSWFTVNFLLGRLSKTNQAAALDLGGGSTQVTFSPTDPEQVPVYDKYMHEVVTSSKKINVFTHSYLGLGLMAARHAVFTHGYKKEDSVLESVCVNPIIANRTWTYGNVQYKVSGKENPKSSAEQPIVDFDACLDLVKSKVMPLVKPKPFTLKQHAVAAFSYYFERAIESGLVDPLAGGETTVEAYRKKAQEICAIPNDEQPFMCFDLTFISTLLREGFGLNDGKKIKLYKKIDGHEISWALGCAYNVLTSDEKFSNS, from the exons atgaCGAACACCGATGTGCGAAAGAGAAAA CTGGCCACGGATGAGAAACCGCCGCGGCGGAAAAGCAGTGGTTCCCCAAATGCCAGCAGTGGTGCGAATCGCGGTCCCAGCGGTCTCAAGATCTCCTTCCTGTGCCTGGTCATCTCCGTCATCCTGCTGCTCTTTGTTTTCGGTGTGTACCATTTGTATTATGTGAACGAACCAATTCCTAAAGTAGTACTAACCAAACCCTCTGATTTCCCCACTGTTACCGTTCGCTATGCTAATGTGGAACCTCATTTTCCGACTCCTGTTCGCCCTGTCGTGACTAAAAAACCAATCACAAAAACACCCAATGCCGATGATGATGCTGCAGGCTTTGTCTCCGAGAATGCCAGTCCCTATTTGGCCCGTTTGGCCTCCCAGTTTGGCTACAGCAAGGTGCAGTATGCGGCCATCATTGATGCGGGATCCACGGGAAGTCGAGTTTTGGCCTACAAATTCAACCGCAGCTTCATCGACAACAAATTGGTGCTGTACGAGGAGCTTTTCAAGGAGCGCAAGCCTGGTTTGAGCTCCTTTGCGGACAATCCCGCCGAGGGTGCCCACTCCATCAAACTGCTGCTGGATGAGGCCCGTGCCTTCATACCCAAGGAGCACTGGTCCTCTACGCCTTTGGTGCTGAAGGCCACAGCTGGGCTGAGGCTACTGCCTGCCAGCAAGGCGGAAAATATCCTAAATGCCGTCCGAGATCTCTTTGCCAAGTCCGAGTTCAGTGTGGATATGGATGCCGTGGAAATCATGGATGGCACGGACGAGGGCATCTTCAGTTGGTTCACCGTCAACTTCCTGTTGGGCCGTCTGTCCAAGACGAATCAAGCCGCAGCCCTGGATTTGGGTGGCGGCAGCACGCAGGTCACCTTCTCGCCAACCGATCCCGAACAGGTGCCCGTCTACGATAAGTACATGCACGAGGTGGTCACCTCCAGCAAGAAGATCAATGTGTTCACGCATAGCTATCTGGGTCTGGGATTGATGGCCGCCCGGCATGCCGTCTTTACGCATGGCTACAAGAAGGAGGATTCTGTGCTGGAGAGCGTCTGTGTGAATCCCATTATCGCCAATCGTACGTGGACATATGGGAATGTGCAGTACAAGGTCAGCGGTAAGGAGAACCCCAAGTCCAGTGCCGAGCAGCCCATTGTGGACTTTGATGCCTGCCTGGATTTGGTCAAGAGCAAGGTTATGCCGCTGGTCAAGCCCAAGCCATTTACTCTGAAGCAACATGCAGTGGCTGCTTTTAGCTACTACTTTGAACGTGCCATCGAATCGGGTCTGGTGGATCCGCTGGCTGGCGGCGAGACCACCGTGGAAGCCTATCGCAAGAAGGCCCAGGAGATCTGCGCCATCCCCAACGATGAGCAACCTTTTATGTGCTTTGACCTCACCTTCATCTCCACGCTGCTGCGCGAAGGATTCGGCCTCAACGATGGCAAGAAAATTAAG CTTTACAAGAAGATAGATGGCCACGAAATCTCATGGGCCCTAGGCTGTGCATATAATGTTCTGACTAGCGATGAAAAATTCAGTAATTCCTAA
- the NTPase gene encoding ectonucleoside triphosphate diphosphohydrolase 5 isoform X2, whose translation MLRHQKATERAMKYEYKLLATDEKPPRRKSSGSPNASSGANRGPSGLKISFLCLVISVILLLFVFGFVSENASPYLARLASQFGYSKVQYAAIIDAGSTGSRVLAYKFNRSFIDNKLVLYEELFKERKPGLSSFADNPAEGAHSIKLLLDEARAFIPKEHWSSTPLVLKATAGLRLLPASKAENILNAVRDLFAKSEFSVDMDAVEIMDGTDEGIFSWFTVNFLLGRLSKTNQAAALDLGGGSTQVTFSPTDPEQVPVYDKYMHEVVTSSKKINVFTHSYLGLGLMAARHAVFTHGYKKEDSVLESVCVNPIIANRTWTYGNVQYKVSGKENPKSSAEQPIVDFDACLDLVKSKVMPLVKPKPFTLKQHAVAAFSYYFERAIESGLVDPLAGGETTVEAYRKKAQEICAIPNDEQPFMCFDLTFISTLLREGFGLNDGKKIKLYKKIDGHEISWALGCAYNVLTSDEKFSNS comes from the exons ATGTTGCGGCACCAAAAGGCAACGGAACGAGCCATGAAATACGAATATAAGCTG CTGGCCACGGATGAGAAACCGCCGCGGCGGAAAAGCAGTGGTTCCCCAAATGCCAGCAGTGGTGCGAATCGCGGTCCCAGCGGTCTCAAGATCTCCTTCCTGTGCCTGGTCATCTCCGTCATCCTGCTGCTCTTTGTTTTCG GCTTTGTCTCCGAGAATGCCAGTCCCTATTTGGCCCGTTTGGCCTCCCAGTTTGGCTACAGCAAGGTGCAGTATGCGGCCATCATTGATGCGGGATCCACGGGAAGTCGAGTTTTGGCCTACAAATTCAACCGCAGCTTCATCGACAACAAATTGGTGCTGTACGAGGAGCTTTTCAAGGAGCGCAAGCCTGGTTTGAGCTCCTTTGCGGACAATCCCGCCGAGGGTGCCCACTCCATCAAACTGCTGCTGGATGAGGCCCGTGCCTTCATACCCAAGGAGCACTGGTCCTCTACGCCTTTGGTGCTGAAGGCCACAGCTGGGCTGAGGCTACTGCCTGCCAGCAAGGCGGAAAATATCCTAAATGCCGTCCGAGATCTCTTTGCCAAGTCCGAGTTCAGTGTGGATATGGATGCCGTGGAAATCATGGATGGCACGGACGAGGGCATCTTCAGTTGGTTCACCGTCAACTTCCTGTTGGGCCGTCTGTCCAAGACGAATCAAGCCGCAGCCCTGGATTTGGGTGGCGGCAGCACGCAGGTCACCTTCTCGCCAACCGATCCCGAACAGGTGCCCGTCTACGATAAGTACATGCACGAGGTGGTCACCTCCAGCAAGAAGATCAATGTGTTCACGCATAGCTATCTGGGTCTGGGATTGATGGCCGCCCGGCATGCCGTCTTTACGCATGGCTACAAGAAGGAGGATTCTGTGCTGGAGAGCGTCTGTGTGAATCCCATTATCGCCAATCGTACGTGGACATATGGGAATGTGCAGTACAAGGTCAGCGGTAAGGAGAACCCCAAGTCCAGTGCCGAGCAGCCCATTGTGGACTTTGATGCCTGCCTGGATTTGGTCAAGAGCAAGGTTATGCCGCTGGTCAAGCCCAAGCCATTTACTCTGAAGCAACATGCAGTGGCTGCTTTTAGCTACTACTTTGAACGTGCCATCGAATCGGGTCTGGTGGATCCGCTGGCTGGCGGCGAGACCACCGTGGAAGCCTATCGCAAGAAGGCCCAGGAGATCTGCGCCATCCCCAACGATGAGCAACCTTTTATGTGCTTTGACCTCACCTTCATCTCCACGCTGCTGCGCGAAGGATTCGGCCTCAACGATGGCAAGAAAATTAAG CTTTACAAGAAGATAGATGGCCACGAAATCTCATGGGCCCTAGGCTGTGCATATAATGTTCTGACTAGCGATGAAAAATTCAGTAATTCCTAA